Proteins from a genomic interval of Oncorhynchus clarkii lewisi isolate Uvic-CL-2024 chromosome 13, UVic_Ocla_1.0, whole genome shotgun sequence:
- the LOC139424098 gene encoding toll-like receptor 13, with protein MRSMFSHPAVLFLWIQSSSGWMHPKCQIYDSSEDLENFPTWTCSHIPHHAERYTAACQDVTAIEEDLLGLPPNINTLCIYMTHGENRSMSLGFFSQFQDLEYLYIDGCFTQILPTANSHLPNLQHMHLGKWGTDSDCCECHIGPHTFRDLVNLSHLILWRYRLSAMSPDVFHGIPLLQSLIITEPCLEDLSEIACRIMNIKSLVRLYVDAPNIRSLNISNCSVLNTNESMTPVYINLARVGLSFGEITHIEEGSLAWLQNLTRLAGAFSQEVLLDLPLSGIKQIQVLSCSGINVIDIESICNVLFLLSIKKIYVNNANTSSLSMSSVELCTGLEYMYLSVPLSFHPTTHLDWHFISSLKNLSQLNIVGLEDNRLDICSFQKQPITWLTNLTLGLKNQMLFAKQFICLVKLLYLDIKYNLISNIEDFAFLGLTNLESLDITRNKITQINANTFYGLHSLTWLDLRNNPLIHNIEAMSFTHLMSLRQVFLGQVHNPLTEPVIKLNLTLIFGGILSQLTHLYISSAMRPMQLTIGSNITSKQNLSLQLKGQTRSADIIFHNLTKLEVLEMYHCRIYSLEGSLTKDLKSLKRVYLHIENIYNVFYSFTEPLSSLKHLTFNNLQMFCSCDNAWLITWAKGCRQVEVIMLGPYAKTGMYALEDLICLSDNGIDTPNFVKYTEANCTTEVGFVLFVATGLGVLFFMLVVLVHNLAGPYLLPLYHITLGWLLEAMRSNTRGRYHYDAFVSYSGKDERWVVEELLPNLEQRGPPFLRLCLHSRDFQLGKDIVENITDSLYRSRHTLCLVSRHYLRSNWCSLEMKLATYRLQLEQRDILLLVFLEKIPPRRLSAHHRLARLLKTRTYLDWPQDPLQHQAFWDRLWAKLKPQTELEIRG; from the exons ATGAGATCTATGTTTTCCCACCCTGCCGTCCTGTTCCTGTGGATTCAGAGTTCTAGTGGATGGATGCATCCTAAATGCCAGATTTATGACAGTAGTGAAGACTTGGAAAACTTTCCCACCTGGACCTGCAGCCACATACCTCATCATGCAGAACGTTACACTGCTGCCTGTCAAGATGTCACAGCCATCGAGGAGGATCTACTTGGACTTCCCCCTAATATCAATACCCTCTGCATATATATGACACATGGTGAAAATAGATCCATGTCTCTGGGCTTTTTCTCTCAGTTTCAGGATCTAGAGTACCTGTACATTGATGGCTGTTTTACTCAAATCCTTCCAACTGCGAATAGTCACCTTCCAAATCTGCAACATATGCACTTAGGTAAATGGGGAACTGACTCAGATTGCTGTGAATGTCATATTGGGCCCCATACATTCAGAGATCTCGTCAACCTAAGTCATTTGATTCTTTGGAGATATAGACTGTCAGCAATGTCCCCGGATGTTTTCCATGGCATTCCTCTGTTACAAAGTCTCATCATTACGGAACCCTGTTTAGAGGATTTGTCAGAGATAGCATGCAGAATTATGAATATTAAGTCACTTGTTAGGTTATATGTAGACGCACCAAACATACGATCGTTAAACATTTCAAACTGCTCCGTCTTAAACACCAACGAAAGCATGACACCTGTTTATATAAATCTAGCGAGGGTTGGCTTATCATTTGgtgaaataacacacatagaGGAAGGTTCACTGGCTTGGCTCCAGAACCTCACAAGGTTAGCAGGGGCTTTCAGCCAGGAAGTCCTACTGGACCTTCCCCTGTCTGGGATAAAACAAATCCAGGTCCTCAGTTGCTCTGGGATCAATGTCATTGATATTGAAAGTATCTGTAATGTATTGTTTTTGCTTTCAATCAAGAAAATATATGTAAACAATGCCAATACAagcagcctctctatgtccaGTGTTGAATTGTGCACTGGGCTAGAATATATGTATTTAAGTGTACCTTTGTCTTTCCATCCTACTACCCATTTGGATTGGCATTTTATTTCCAGTCTCAAAAACCTTAGTCAATTAAACATAGTCGGCCTGGAAGACAACAGACTTGATATTTGCTCCTTCCAAAAACAACCAATAACATGGTTAACAAATCTCACTTTAGGGTTGAaaaatcaaatgctttttgcTAAACAATTTATCTGTCTTGTTAAGCTCCTGTATCTggatataaaatataatttaatttCAAACATTGAAGACTTTGCTTTCCTGGGATTGACAAATCTGGAGTCCTTAGACATTACAAGGAATAAGATAACACAGATAAATGCAAACACATTTTATGGTTTACATAGTTTGACATGGTTAGACCTCAGGAACAATCCACTTATTCACAACATTGAGGCAATGTCTTTCACACACCTCATGTCTCTTAGACAAGTGTTTCTCGGGCAAGTGCACAACCCACTAACAGAACCTGTGATCAAGCTGAATCTGACACTTATATTTGGTGGAATTCTGAGTCAGCTGACTCATCTGTACATTAGTTCAGCTATGAGGCCAATGCAGTTGACTATCGGCAGTAACATCACATCTAAACAGAACCTGAGTCTCCAGCTCAAAGGCCAGACG CGTTCTGCCGACATCATTTTTCACAACTTGACCAAACTGGAGGTTCTGGAAATGTACCACTGCAGGATTTACTCTTTAGAGGGGAGTTTAACTAAAGACTTGAAATCTTTGAAAAGAGTGTATTTGCATATAGAGAACATTTATAATGTATTCTACAGCTTTACTGAACCTCTCTCTAGTCTTAAGCATTTGACGTTTAATAATTTACAGATGTTTTGCAGTTGTGACAATGCTTGGCTCATTACATGGGCAAAGGGGTGCAGGCAGGTTGAAGTGATCATGCTTGGTCCGTATGCTAAAACCGGTATGTATGCTTTGGAGGACTTGATATGCTTGTCGGACAATGGAATAGACACACCTAATTTTGTCAAGTACACAGAAGCCAACTGCACAACAGAGGTTGGCTTTGTGCTCTTTGTTGCGACTGGCCTGGGAGTCCTGTTCTTCATGCTGGTGGTGTTGGTCCATAACCTGGCCGGCccctacctcctccccctctaccacATCACCCTTGGCTGGCTGTTAGAAGCCATGCGATCCAACACCAGGGGGCGCTACCACTACGATGCGTTTGTCTCCTATAGCGGGAAGGACGAGCGCTGGGTGGTGGAGGAGCTGCTTCCCAATCTGGAGCAGAGGGGTCCTCCTTTCCTGCGCCTCTGTCTGCACAGCAGGGACTTCCAGCTGGGGAAGGACATTGTGGAGAACATCACAGACAGCCTCTACCGGAGCCGCCACACTCTCTGCCTAGTCAGCCGCCACTACCTACGCAGTAACTGGTGCTCTCTGGAGATGAAGCTGGCCACCTACAGGCTGCAGCTGGAGCAAAGGGACATCCTCCTTCTGGTCTTCCTGGAGAAGATCCCCCCTCGCCGTCTGTCTGCCCACCACAGGCTGGCTCGCCTGCTGAAAACCAGGACTTATCTGGACTGGCCCCAGGACCCCCTTCAGCACCAGGCATTCTGGGACAGACTGTGGGCTAAACTGAAACCTCAGACTGAGCTTGAGATCAGAGGTTGA